From a single Mus musculus strain C57BL/6J chromosome 12, GRCm38.p6 C57BL/6J genomic region:
- the Pfn4 gene encoding profilin-4 isoform X2, with product MQVYVMMACHKVKTRPGMAANTFNPSTQEAEAGGSPVMPSDVRTLLNGFAKNPLLTRREGLYFKEKDYKCVRADDYSLYAKNENTGVVVVKTNMYLVVATYTAGMYPSVCVEATEKLGEYLRKKGN from the exons ATGCAAGTTTATGTGATGATGGCATGTCACAAAGTGAAAACcaggccaggcatggcagcaaacacctttaatcccagcactcaggaggcagaggcaggtggatctcct GTAATGCCAAGTGATGTTCGAACACTTCTGAATGGATTTGCCAAAAACCCATTATTAACGCGAAGGGAAGGGTTGTATTTCAAGGAGAAGGATTACAAATGTGTTCGGGCAGATGACTATTCTCTCTATGCTAAGAAT GAGAAcactggtgtggtggtggtgaagaCCAACATGTATCTTGTGGTGGCAACTTACACTGCAGGCATGTATCCTAGCGTCTGCGTGGAAGCCACAGAGAAGCTGG GAGAGTATCTAAGGAAAAAGGGAAACTAA